The Blastocatellia bacterium genome includes the window TGATGAAGACGTTCTTCTCGGTCATCATGAAGCCGTGATCAGAAAGGATCACGAGATGGGTTGCTTGGTCTAATCGTTGCAGAATCTGCCCAAGCAGCGCGTCCAGTTCGCGGTAGCAGTCGAGGATGCAGTGTTCAAACCGGTTGGGGCCAGGATAGTAGCGATGCCTCGGATCCATGAATTTCCAGAACATGTGCTTGATGAGATCAGGGGTGTGAAACATGACAAAGAACAAGTCCCACGGTTTATGATCCATCAAGTAAAGCGTCTCTTGTCCGTGAATCCGCGTCACCTGCATAGACTCTTCAAACGCTTCGGCCAGGTGACCTGAACGGTTGTAGTAGGTGTCGGCGTTAACACGGTAATTTTCGATCACGCTGTGAAGCTCATCGCGCAGGTCTGGCGGGTGCGTGTAGTCGGTTGCTTCTGCCGGCGTCATCATGCCGGCGACCATCAGGCCATTGAACCGGTCCACGGGATAAGTGAGCGGCAGGTGCAGGATGATGGATCGCCGCCCGTAGGCCTGGAGGATTTCCCAAAGCTTTGGTGCTTTGATGTCTCGGCTGCTGTAGACGAGTCGCCGGTAATTCTTTCGCATGGGCTTAAAGAAGCCGTAGATATTATGCTTGCCGGGGTTGACGCCGGTGATGGACGAAGTCCAGCCGGGCGGCGTCAGCGGCGGCAACGTGCTTTTGAGAATGCCATGCGCGCCGGCATTGAGGACTCGTTTGAAGTTGGGCAGCTTGCCTTCTGCCGCCCACGGCTTGAGCAGTGTGAAGGTGGAACCATCCAGTCCAAGAACGAACACGCGCTGGCGATCTGATTTGATGGTCATTGCTTCGTTCGATGGTGTAGATGGCGTTTAGTGGAGATTGGGATTGTCGGCCTGTAAGCCTTCGCTTCGGGCCGCTGGAACGAGCCGGTCGTCGGCAGAAAGAAAAAGAACGGCCTGGCCTGAGGATCGTAGCGCGGCCTGCCGCGACAGAGCCGTAGCCCGTTCGAGAGCAGCATACGCGCGCGACGGGCGGCGCTGGGTCAAATCAACAGCCGACTGAACACTCGAATCGCTGATTTGTTCTAACCACTCGGCGCGAAGCACCGCTTCGCGGAAACTCCTGAGCATATTTTTCAGCTTGGGCTGGGCGATCTTGCCTTCTCTCCACTTTCTGTAGAAGGCCGATGTGACTTCGACCATGACAAGTTGAGAGAGTGGGCGCAACTCAGTTTGCGGATCACTGAAAAGCGACTCCATCCAGAATGATTCTATCTCTCGTCGAGCATGTTGCTTCGTAATGGAGCTTCTGTCAAACGAATCGCTCATGAGCTTACGCTCGCCACCAAGAATGAAGATGGAGCACAGTAGGGACGACCGTGCCACATTCTCGAGTGGGAATACAGCCGGTGGCTCAATGACGCCGTTTCGATAGCGGGCTTCAACTGTTTGTCTCATGTTGATCGCTCCAAAGAAGCAGGGATTCTATCACGCTCATGACAAATATCCCAAATCCCGTAGCCGTTCGCGTAGGGCTTCTTCCTCCGTTTCATCATACTGCCATTCGGGCACACTCGATTCCGTCTTTCCGCTTGAAAACGTTGGTGGCGTGCGGCTGAGGAAATCAGCCGTGAAGATGTCCGTCAACGGCTTGCCGTCCATCTCGGTTGGAATTGGCAGACCCAAGCCATAGAGCACCGTGGGAGCAATGTCCACGATCTGGGCGCCGTCGAGCACAAAGCCTCGCTTCAGATGGCGGCCAATGCCGAGCAGAATGCCATCGGGCGCATGTTCGCCTGATGGTCCGTCGCTCACGAACAATTGGCCTCGTTCCTGCACTCTCATGCGCCGACCGAGCGAGAAATTTCGCCGGGCATCAAGGTGGCTCAGAGATGGAACCAGGATAATATCAGGCGCCAGGTCCGAGTGCGGGCCGGCGTAGACTTCTTCCTTTCGCCAGATGGTGTCGAACACCGGCGCGCTGCGTTCATTCCGAACTGCCTTCAATTGCTCGATGAGAGCTTCCCGCAATGATTCGAACTGCGCCGGCTCCACCACGCCGAACGGTTCGCGGCCCTTGAGATTGATTCGGATGCCGGGTGGAAAGTAGTAGGCTTTCGTCGCCGACCAATCAATCTTGTCGCTGAGCGACCGGCTGATGACGCGCTCGCGCACGGCCAGATGTTTAAGACCTGGCCAGGCGCTCTTGACCTTCCTGGCCAGCTCGTACAGTCGTGGGCTTCGCTTCACCGCGCGCAGCACGCGCGACCAAGAGGACATGCGCGGGCGTTGCACGGGGCGAAGCCAGCCTTTTTGCCAGAGCCACTGATTGACCAGAAACCGCTCGACCGACCCACAGAAGCCGTGATCGGAAAGCACCAACAGCGTCGTTTCCTCGTCCATGCGCTCCAGGATGAGCGCCAACGCCCGATCAATCTGCTCATACATGTCGGCCATGATGGTTTCTTCTTCCGCTGGATGATGTTTGGGGTGGGTGGCATCCATGCAGTGCCAGAAATGGTGCTGAATGCGATCGGTGCAGGTGAAGACGCCGACAAACAGTTGGGGATCGGTCTTCTCCAGCAGATAGAGCATCGCGTCTTTCCGCGCGTCAATCAATTCGGACAACTGTTGCCGGAGTTTTGCCTGAAAGGTCTTGTGCTGAACGAACGGGAAGTCAATCTGATAGTTTGGAAAGCGTTCGAGCAGCTCATCTCCGAACTCAGCCGGATAGGTGAAATTCTTCAGAAACGAAGCGTCCATGCCGCTGACCAGGATGCCATTGACCGGACGCGGGGGATAGGTCATCGGCACATTGAGGACGGCTACGCGGCGCTGGGCGGCGCTGGCGAGTTCCCAGAGCGTCTTGGCCTTGACATGCGCGCCGTTCGTGAGAACGACTCGGTCTCGTTCAGGCGCGAGCGCCAAGAATCCAAACACGCCGTGCTTACCAGGATTCAATCCGGTCATGAACGAAGACCAAGCGACGGCGCTGTTGGGTGGCAGCGTCGAGCGCAGCACGCCGCGCACGCCATTCTCGATGATGTATTTGAACGTCGGCAGTTTCCCTTGAACGATGAGCGGATCAATGAGGCGAAACGTCGCGCCGTCAATCCCGATGATGTGAACTTTCTGTCTCGCCATGAAGTTTCATCAAGCCACTGAATTCTTCACACTGCCGCCCGACGTGGTGCGTTCGCCGGAGCAGTGGTGCGCTGCACATGCGTCACAGCAGAGAGCGATGGTGATGAATCGCGCTCGTTCGCCAGTCCTTCTGAGTCTTTCTGCCCCGCCTTTCACAAGCCGAGAGAGACTTTCCCGGAGCAGGAGATTCATCTCTTCGTTGAGTGAGCGGTGATGCGCCTTTGCCGACTCCGCTAACCTCTATGACGTCCCGGATCCAGATGCGGCAGGAGGCGCCCACAGTATCGTTTGTGGACTTCAATCTGCTGGAACGCAGCCAGAGCCAACACCCCCTCGGCGCAATGGTCGCACACCTCCACGTCCAGGGTTGGAATGACGAGCCGCTTGCCCTGTTTACTGACCGGTTCATAGGCGACGTGTTCCATCCTCGTGTCGCCCGACACCGCAGGACGGG containing:
- a CDS encoding type II toxin-antitoxin system VapC family toxin; protein product: MRQTVEARYRNGVIEPPAVFPLENVARSSLLCSIFILGGERKLMSDSFDRSSITKQHARREIESFWMESLFSDPQTELRPLSQLVMVEVTSAFYRKWREGKIAQPKLKNMLRSFREAVLRAEWLEQISDSSVQSAVDLTQRRPSRAYAALERATALSRQAALRSSGQAVLFLSADDRLVPAARSEGLQADNPNLH
- a CDS encoding alkaline phosphatase family protein produces the protein MARQKVHIIGIDGATFRLIDPLIVQGKLPTFKYIIENGVRGVLRSTLPPNSAVAWSSFMTGLNPGKHGVFGFLALAPERDRVVLTNGAHVKAKTLWELASAAQRRVAVLNVPMTYPPRPVNGILVSGMDASFLKNFTYPAEFGDELLERFPNYQIDFPFVQHKTFQAKLRQQLSELIDARKDAMLYLLEKTDPQLFVGVFTCTDRIQHHFWHCMDATHPKHHPAEEETIMADMYEQIDRALALILERMDEETTLLVLSDHGFCGSVERFLVNQWLWQKGWLRPVQRPRMSSWSRVLRAVKRSPRLYELARKVKSAWPGLKHLAVRERVISRSLSDKIDWSATKAYYFPPGIRINLKGREPFGVVEPAQFESLREALIEQLKAVRNERSAPVFDTIWRKEEVYAGPHSDLAPDIILVPSLSHLDARRNFSLGRRMRVQERGQLFVSDGPSGEHAPDGILLGIGRHLKRGFVLDGAQIVDIAPTVLYGLGLPIPTEMDGKPLTDIFTADFLSRTPPTFSSGKTESSVPEWQYDETEEEALRERLRDLGYLS